A single window of Candidatus Zixiibacteriota bacterium DNA harbors:
- a CDS encoding isochorismate synthase, whose translation MTHLISHLQEVAPGALVEAMTDRIRTLRTRAGRTPADHSRPVTYRLTLATESMSPLTWLAGQSVGRRIYWGDRNGSWQMAGVGAAETITMHAPINVAPLFKRLDYVLSEAPEGLRYYGGMRFDYRARPSESRSPWRCLPDCLFVLPRFELLRYGEDALFSCNLLDTDLDDSRINRILADLNRLLFTVTDKVRLSGDVGNRVDSPDRYGWGTLLSSAHRHLQDGSIEKIVLARESVMTTAKPVPAWSVLRDLHDKGDCYTFAFEFDPGTVFFGATPERLYSRKGVLIETEAQAGTRPRGSTSAEDSRLAEELMGSEKDRREHQYVIQGISAAMDRAGISHRIAGDVTVRTTPQVQHLYARIMGRLAETDDGGVPCDATILSALHPTPAVAGLPVNEAMDLIAELEPFDRGWYAGPVGWIAADRSEFAVAIRSALARPGDIRLYAGAGIVDGSRSDDEWEELENKIAALIRPLIES comes from the coding sequence ATGACACATCTCATTTCACATCTGCAGGAAGTGGCTCCGGGCGCGCTGGTTGAGGCGATGACCGATCGTATCCGCACCCTGCGCACGCGGGCCGGCCGCACGCCGGCGGACCATTCCCGGCCGGTCACCTACCGACTGACTTTAGCCACCGAATCGATGTCTCCACTGACCTGGTTAGCCGGTCAAAGTGTGGGGCGCCGAATCTACTGGGGCGATCGAAACGGCAGCTGGCAGATGGCGGGAGTCGGTGCGGCAGAGACAATCACCATGCACGCTCCTATCAATGTTGCGCCGCTGTTCAAGCGGCTGGACTACGTCCTGTCGGAGGCCCCCGAAGGACTTCGGTACTATGGCGGCATGCGTTTCGACTACCGTGCCCGGCCCAGTGAAAGCCGCTCTCCGTGGCGATGCCTGCCGGACTGTCTTTTTGTCCTGCCACGCTTCGAATTGCTGCGTTACGGCGAGGATGCCCTTTTCTCCTGCAACCTCCTCGATACTGATCTTGACGACAGTCGCATCAACCGCATCCTCGCGGATCTCAATCGTCTCTTGTTTACCGTCACGGACAAAGTGCGACTGTCGGGGGACGTCGGCAACAGAGTCGACTCGCCCGACCGCTACGGATGGGGCACGCTTCTGAGTTCGGCTCACCGCCACCTGCAGGATGGATCGATCGAGAAAATCGTCCTTGCACGCGAGTCAGTCATGACGACGGCGAAACCGGTACCAGCGTGGTCGGTCCTTCGCGATCTGCATGATAAAGGCGACTGCTACACGTTTGCGTTTGAATTCGACCCGGGTACCGTGTTCTTCGGCGCCACTCCGGAACGACTTTACTCGCGCAAGGGGGTGCTGATCGAAACCGAGGCGCAGGCCGGCACCCGTCCGCGAGGAAGCACCAGTGCAGAAGATTCGCGGCTGGCTGAAGAACTGATGGGCAGTGAGAAGGATCGACGCGAACATCAATACGTGATTCAGGGCATCTCGGCGGCGATGGATCGCGCCGGGATATCACACAGGATCGCCGGCGACGTCACGGTCCGGACGACACCGCAGGTGCAGCATTTGTATGCGCGAATTATGGGGCGTCTGGCTGAGACCGACGACGGTGGAGTTCCGTGCGATGCAACCATTCTATCAGCCTTGCACCCCACACCTGCGGTCGCGGGTTTGCCGGTCAATGAAGCGATGGATCTGATCGCGGAACTCGAACCGTTTGATCGTGGCTGGTACGCGGGACCGGTCGGGTGGATCGCCGCCGATCGATCAGAATTCGCCGTGGCAATTCGATCGGCATTGGCGCGGCCCGGAGATATCCGTTTGTATGCAGGAGCGGGAATCGTCGACGGATCACGGTCTGACGACGAATGGGAGGAACTCGAGAACAAGATTGCTGCACTGATACGTCCCCTGATCGAGTCATGA
- the menD gene encoding 2-succinyl-5-enolpyruvyl-6-hydroxy-3-cyclohexene-1-carboxylic-acid synthase gives MRVSTVNFNALWASILIEELVRHDISHCFVSPGSRSTPLTVAAARNPRVTTVVHFDERGAAFAAVGYVRATSRPAVLICTSGTAVANYLPAVVEASMDRLPLIVLSADRPPELQNCGANQTIVQPGIFSHYARYELLLPCPDPEISATTLLSRIDRVARAAMTVPRGPVHINCPFREPLAPTDDGRDYTTYLKSIEAWGSGSSPWSRSTDPDGGVDQTAVHTVSGIIAGTADGIIVAGMLTSEADRDAVLALSEATGWPALPDIQSGLRLGLQHPNVIPNYDLILHSKAMQTDLTPSVVIHAGGRVISKRLLQWLERIRPTRYVCIDGDLRDFDPNHQVTDRIHAAISRVCHELVKQVPSASPTSKLAAWQSRSELVAETVDPLIANGALTEPAITHLLSQLMDRHHALWLASSLPIRLMDMYGASSSALVPIGANRGASGIDGTVASAVGFAQGQARPVTLLTGDLALLHDLNSLALVRTSPHPVTIVVLNNDGGGIFSLLPIAEHGDVFERYFTTPHGMKFENAAAQFDLAYRCVQTLDDFQIAYVEQRSSRTSIIIEIPVDRRTTADLIRRVERSVGELVPE, from the coding sequence ATGAGAGTAAGCACGGTCAACTTCAACGCTCTGTGGGCGTCGATTCTCATCGAGGAGTTAGTCCGACACGACATCTCACACTGCTTCGTTTCTCCGGGTTCGCGATCGACACCGCTGACTGTCGCAGCCGCCCGAAATCCGCGCGTCACGACGGTGGTTCACTTTGATGAACGCGGCGCCGCGTTCGCGGCGGTCGGCTATGTGCGCGCGACATCGCGCCCAGCAGTATTGATCTGTACGTCGGGCACCGCCGTCGCCAACTATTTACCTGCAGTAGTGGAAGCGTCGATGGATCGCCTCCCGTTGATAGTCCTGAGCGCCGACCGTCCTCCCGAACTGCAGAACTGCGGCGCCAACCAGACGATCGTGCAGCCGGGTATTTTTTCGCACTACGCCCGATACGAATTGTTGCTGCCGTGTCCCGATCCTGAGATATCAGCCACGACTCTGTTGTCACGGATAGACCGGGTAGCCCGCGCGGCCATGACTGTTCCACGCGGACCGGTACACATCAATTGCCCGTTCCGGGAGCCGTTGGCGCCAACCGACGATGGCCGTGATTACACTACATATCTCAAGAGTATTGAAGCGTGGGGGTCGGGATCGTCCCCATGGTCACGCTCGACCGATCCAGACGGCGGCGTCGATCAAACAGCAGTGCACACGGTGTCCGGCATCATCGCCGGCACGGCCGACGGAATCATTGTCGCCGGAATGCTGACGTCGGAGGCCGACCGCGACGCCGTTCTCGCATTGAGCGAAGCAACCGGCTGGCCGGCACTCCCCGACATTCAGTCCGGCCTCCGACTTGGACTGCAGCACCCGAATGTCATTCCAAACTACGACCTGATTCTCCACTCAAAAGCCATGCAAACGGACCTGACGCCGTCGGTGGTGATCCACGCGGGTGGGAGAGTGATTTCAAAGCGCCTGTTGCAGTGGCTGGAACGGATCCGTCCCACGAGGTACGTGTGCATCGATGGCGACCTGCGGGACTTCGATCCGAACCATCAGGTTACAGACCGCATTCACGCTGCAATCTCCCGGGTCTGCCACGAATTGGTGAAGCAGGTACCGTCCGCGTCCCCCACGTCGAAACTGGCGGCCTGGCAATCACGTTCTGAACTGGTCGCAGAGACCGTTGATCCGCTGATTGCCAACGGCGCGCTCACTGAGCCTGCCATCACTCATCTCTTGTCACAGCTTATGGATCGACATCACGCGTTGTGGCTGGCAAGTTCCCTTCCGATCAGACTGATGGACATGTACGGCGCGTCATCGAGCGCCTTGGTCCCGATTGGTGCAAACCGGGGGGCGAGCGGCATAGATGGAACGGTCGCATCGGCGGTGGGCTTCGCGCAGGGTCAGGCCAGGCCAGTAACTCTGTTGACGGGAGATCTGGCGCTGCTTCATGATCTCAATTCGCTGGCCCTCGTCAGGACATCGCCGCACCCGGTGACAATTGTCGTCCTTAATAACGACGGTGGGGGCATCTTCTCGCTTCTGCCGATCGCCGAGCACGGTGATGTATTCGAGCGCTACTTCACGACCCCGCACGGCATGAAGTTCGAGAACGCAGCAGCGCAATTTGACCTTGCCTACCGTTGTGTCCAGACACTTGACGACTTCCAAATTGCCTATGTCGAGCAACGCAGCTCGCGAACATCGATAATAATTGAAATACCTGTGGACCGCCGAACCACTGCAGATTTGATAAGGCGAGTCGAACGCTCGGTGGGCGAACTCGTACCGGAGTGA
- the menH gene encoding 2-succinyl-6-hydroxy-2,4-cyclohexadiene-1-carboxylate synthase — MTSTTPVLAFHEGGRPDGPAVLLLHGFTGSKEDWHDVERRLSGQYRTVAIDLPGHGESASVGVKWFAMATCAGAVIDVLDHLKISTCDLIAYSMGGRLAIHLLIHFPDRFGRTVLESTTPGIEDGVEREARRELDDKRAREIETTSLSAFLMRWYDQPMFAGMRTHGGRFERLLQRRLRGDPTGLSRSLRLMGTGSQESYWDLLPEINQEIRLVVGQFDGKFRVLADRMSRLCPHAEVRIIPGSGHTVHFEQPDRFCTEVESFLLSRTS, encoded by the coding sequence ATGACCAGCACCACTCCCGTGCTTGCGTTTCACGAAGGGGGGCGGCCAGACGGTCCCGCGGTTTTGCTTCTGCATGGATTTACCGGGTCGAAGGAGGATTGGCACGACGTAGAGCGGCGGCTGTCCGGGCAGTACCGAACGGTCGCGATTGACCTGCCCGGGCACGGCGAGTCGGCTTCGGTCGGAGTTAAGTGGTTCGCGATGGCGACGTGTGCCGGGGCCGTTATCGATGTCCTCGATCATCTCAAGATTTCCACGTGCGACCTGATTGCCTATTCCATGGGAGGGCGGCTGGCGATCCATCTGCTGATTCACTTCCCCGACCGGTTCGGGAGAACTGTACTGGAATCGACTACACCCGGAATTGAAGATGGCGTGGAACGCGAAGCGCGGAGAGAGCTCGACGACAAGCGGGCGAGGGAGATCGAGACCACCAGCCTGTCGGCATTTCTGATGCGATGGTACGATCAGCCGATGTTTGCGGGCATGCGGACGCACGGAGGCCGTTTTGAGCGCCTGCTGCAGCGACGGCTTCGGGGCGATCCGACCGGGTTGTCCCGATCACTGCGTCTCATGGGTACGGGTTCACAGGAGTCGTACTGGGATCTGTTGCCGGAGATCAATCAGGAGATCAGGCTTGTCGTAGGGCAGTTTGACGGCAAGTTCCGAGTGCTGGCAGATCGAATGAGCCGCTTGTGCCCGCACGCTGAAGTTCGTATCATACCGGGGAGCGGTCACACCGTTCACTTCGAACAGCCCGACCGTTTCTGCACGGAAGTTGAATCGTTTTTGTTGTCGAGGACGTCATGA
- the menB gene encoding 1,4-dihydroxy-2-naphthoyl-CoA synthase yields MSAIAWVTAGTFSDIQYHKTDGIAKITINRPEVRNAFRPLTVTEMSQALADAREDQSIGVVILTGQGEKAFCSGGDQKIRGDSGYKDESGVHRLNVLEFQRQMRTCPKPIIAMVAGFAIGGGHVLHLMADLTIAADNAIFGQTGPRVGSFDGGYGASYMARIVGQKKAREIWFLCRQYDARQALDMGLVNAVVPLARLEEETVQWCREILANSPIAIRCLKAALNADCDGQAGLQELAGNATMLFYMSEEGQEGRNAFVEKRSPDFSKFPRRP; encoded by the coding sequence ATGAGCGCAATTGCCTGGGTCACAGCCGGTACGTTTTCGGATATCCAGTATCACAAGACCGACGGGATCGCCAAAATCACCATCAACCGCCCGGAAGTGCGCAACGCTTTCCGGCCATTGACCGTGACGGAAATGTCGCAGGCGCTTGCCGATGCACGCGAGGACCAATCGATCGGCGTTGTCATCCTCACGGGCCAGGGCGAGAAGGCGTTTTGTTCGGGGGGCGACCAGAAGATTCGCGGCGATTCGGGCTACAAGGATGAGTCGGGCGTGCATCGCCTGAATGTCCTTGAATTCCAGCGACAAATGCGGACCTGCCCCAAGCCGATCATCGCCATGGTCGCCGGCTTCGCGATCGGTGGAGGACACGTACTGCACTTGATGGCGGATCTGACGATCGCCGCCGACAACGCGATTTTCGGACAGACAGGACCCAGGGTTGGGTCATTTGATGGCGGGTATGGCGCCTCATACATGGCACGGATTGTCGGCCAGAAAAAGGCCCGCGAAATCTGGTTCCTCTGCCGGCAATACGACGCTCGACAGGCTCTCGATATGGGACTGGTGAACGCGGTCGTGCCGCTGGCACGACTCGAGGAGGAAACGGTTCAGTGGTGTCGCGAAATACTCGCCAATTCACCGATAGCGATCCGCTGCCTCAAGGCAGCCCTCAACGCCGACTGTGACGGCCAGGCGGGACTGCAGGAGCTGGCCGGAAACGCAACCATGCTGTTTTACATGAGCGAAGAAGGTCAGGAAGGGCGCAATGCGTTCGTCGAGAAACGTTCGCCCGACTTTTCGAAATTTCCCCGCAGGCCGTGA
- a CDS encoding 1,4-dihydroxy-2-naphthoate polyprenyltransferase, with protein MSSVSLSVWLLAARPKTLPAAVAPVFIGTVMAYVDGGFHLWAAVAALCGALLIQIGTNYANDYADFVKGTDTAERVGPVRITQAGLVSPTAVRNAAILIFGLAFLIGVYLVYRGGWPVVVIGLSSILFGALYTSGPSPLAYNGSADLFVLIFFGPVAVGGTYYVQTLAITESVLVAGLAPGLFSVAILTVNNLRDIDNDRVAGKRTLAVRFGRSFAFGEYVLAVSAACLVPVYLFAFGDGPVTVLAAVAVLPVALPSVSDMRHQKGSALNNTLAATGRLLLLYSALFCLGWMRWI; from the coding sequence ATGAGCTCCGTATCGTTGAGCGTCTGGCTATTAGCAGCACGTCCAAAGACGTTGCCGGCCGCGGTTGCCCCGGTTTTCATCGGGACCGTGATGGCGTATGTCGACGGGGGCTTTCATCTCTGGGCGGCTGTGGCAGCATTGTGCGGGGCGCTGCTGATTCAGATCGGCACCAACTACGCCAACGACTACGCGGATTTTGTCAAGGGGACCGACACCGCTGAGCGGGTCGGTCCTGTCCGTATCACACAAGCCGGGCTCGTGTCCCCCACCGCCGTTCGCAATGCGGCAATTCTTATATTCGGGCTCGCTTTTTTGATCGGCGTCTACCTGGTCTACCGCGGCGGATGGCCGGTCGTCGTGATCGGGTTATCGTCTATCCTGTTCGGCGCATTGTACACGTCCGGTCCGTCCCCACTTGCCTATAATGGTTCGGCCGACTTGTTCGTCCTCATTTTCTTCGGCCCCGTTGCGGTTGGAGGTACGTATTACGTGCAGACGCTGGCAATAACGGAATCGGTCCTGGTTGCCGGGCTGGCGCCCGGATTGTTCTCGGTGGCAATCCTGACGGTCAACAACCTCCGTGATATTGACAACGACCGGGTGGCCGGAAAACGCACGCTCGCCGTACGTTTCGGCAGGTCGTTCGCCTTTGGAGAGTACGTTCTCGCTGTCAGCGCAGCCTGCCTGGTGCCTGTATATCTGTTCGCTTTCGGAGATGGCCCCGTGACCGTGCTGGCTGCCGTTGCAGTACTTCCGGTAGCGTTGCCAAGTGTATCGGACATGCGCCATCAAAAGGGCTCGGCACTGAATAACACTCTCGCTGCCACCGGGCGCCTGCTGTTGCTTTACAGCGCCCTTTTCTGTTTGGGGTGGATGCGATGGATATAG
- the menC gene encoding o-succinylbenzoate synthase: MDIESFDIYTYRLSLNRPLVFRGQSYHEREGILIRLGCGGDSGWGEIAPLPGFSVENREAAVAATRSLRRTLRGYTVPDCVEELSGGFDRWLGAFDLPPSVRTGVENAVLCLLAAQRGEAVANLLTSAPRPSVAVNGLIAGGFENIDNEIVRVREGRYPAVKVKVGRQSISEDVATVHHAFSRLGGSVTIRLDANRAWEFVDAVRFANDINGIPLEYLEEPLADPTRLSDFARITGVPVALDESVVGLAPEQLPVFAGLSAVILRPTVLGGLEKAMRFARRALNAGVTPVVSSAVESAVGVAGLVNLAAAMTKDDVAAGLDTISWFDHQPSQTPLRMINGRISVDTAMAVLRSVDAARLQEVYDE; encoded by the coding sequence ATGGATATAGAATCTTTCGACATTTACACGTATCGACTCTCTCTCAACCGCCCCTTGGTTTTTCGCGGGCAGAGCTACCATGAGCGTGAAGGGATTCTTATTCGCCTCGGGTGTGGCGGTGACAGCGGATGGGGTGAGATTGCTCCGCTGCCGGGATTCAGCGTGGAAAATCGCGAGGCCGCCGTTGCGGCAACCAGAAGTCTGCGGCGTACTCTGCGAGGGTACACGGTCCCGGATTGCGTCGAGGAACTGTCGGGTGGCTTTGATCGATGGCTGGGTGCGTTTGACCTTCCTCCATCAGTCAGAACCGGCGTGGAGAATGCCGTTCTGTGTCTGCTGGCGGCACAGCGCGGAGAAGCGGTGGCAAATCTGCTGACTTCCGCGCCACGGCCGAGTGTGGCCGTCAACGGGCTTATTGCCGGCGGTTTCGAGAATATCGACAATGAGATCGTGCGCGTTCGTGAAGGACGATATCCGGCGGTGAAAGTGAAGGTTGGGCGTCAATCGATCTCGGAGGATGTCGCTACGGTGCATCATGCCTTTTCCCGACTGGGTGGAAGCGTTACAATTCGACTCGACGCCAACCGCGCGTGGGAATTCGTCGACGCAGTCCGGTTCGCCAACGACATCAACGGCATCCCACTCGAATACCTCGAAGAGCCACTGGCCGACCCCACTCGTCTCTCCGACTTCGCCCGGATCACCGGAGTGCCGGTAGCGCTCGATGAGTCTGTTGTGGGACTTGCGCCCGAACAGCTGCCGGTGTTTGCAGGGCTTTCGGCTGTAATTCTTCGCCCGACCGTTTTGGGTGGACTAGAGAAGGCAATGCGTTTTGCCCGCCGCGCCCTCAATGCCGGCGTGACCCCGGTGGTGAGTTCTGCCGTTGAATCTGCCGTTGGTGTTGCCGGTCTGGTGAACCTGGCAGCCGCAATGACAAAAGATGATGTCGCTGCGGGGCTGGATACGATCAGTTGGTTTGACCACCAACCTTCACAGACGCCGCTCCGTATGATCAACGGCCGAATCTCCGTTGACACGGCAATGGCTGTGCTTCGGTCGGTCGATGCCGCCCGACTGCAGGAGGTCTATGACGAATAG
- the menE gene encoding o-succinylbenzoate--CoA ligase has product MTNRIPCPVVEAARLFCGHTALVDPARAQSFDSFDRQTSAVAHLLTDHGLREGDRLALVMENSAAMVLAIAACVRLGVVFCPLNTRWPMAMHVDAIESIGAKAVISERDLKHGLIIRIEDVQTAARDSHDEPVVDPPLRSPDAPAGIVFTSGSAAEPKAVLHTLGNYHFNALGSNRNIRFGPGDRWLLSLPLYHVGGLGILFRALAGGGAVVVAARDEHTLEAIRRYRVTHLSLVTTQLRRLLSAGEDLKTLSRQIKALLVGGSTVPDVLIHRACDYGLPVYKSYGLTEMASQVTTTSPQDLPARLATSGCPLEYREIQINEQREILVRGQTLFAGYVKKDEITRPVDDDGWFATGDLGRFDREGYLTVFGRRDNMFVSGGENVMPEMIERALCSLDGVEDALVVPIEDAEYGHRPVAFVKTPAGTLLQAEDMRRSLTPLIPRYAMPVRYLPWPESIAGTGLKPLRSEFARLLSTGDSPKS; this is encoded by the coding sequence ATGACGAATAGAATCCCCTGCCCGGTGGTCGAGGCGGCCCGGCTTTTTTGCGGTCATACCGCGCTGGTCGATCCGGCGCGAGCGCAGTCATTCGATAGCTTCGACCGGCAGACGTCAGCCGTGGCGCATCTGCTGACCGACCACGGGCTCCGCGAAGGCGATCGCCTGGCGTTGGTAATGGAGAACAGCGCAGCAATGGTCCTCGCTATCGCAGCGTGCGTGAGGCTGGGGGTGGTGTTTTGTCCACTGAATACGCGCTGGCCCATGGCGATGCATGTCGATGCCATCGAAAGTATCGGCGCAAAAGCAGTCATCTCTGAACGCGACTTGAAACACGGACTCATTATTAGAATCGAAGACGTGCAGACCGCGGCGCGTGATTCGCATGATGAGCCTGTTGTCGATCCGCCGCTTCGCTCGCCGGACGCGCCCGCCGGGATTGTGTTTACATCGGGAAGCGCGGCTGAGCCGAAGGCTGTACTGCATACGTTGGGCAACTACCACTTCAATGCGCTGGGATCGAATCGCAATATTCGCTTTGGTCCCGGTGATCGATGGCTGCTTTCTCTGCCGCTCTATCACGTGGGCGGGCTGGGGATCCTCTTCCGCGCCCTTGCGGGGGGCGGAGCGGTGGTTGTCGCTGCGCGTGACGAACACACGCTGGAAGCAATACGGCGCTATCGCGTCACGCACCTGTCGCTGGTCACGACTCAGTTGCGCCGACTTCTGAGCGCCGGTGAGGATCTGAAGACGTTATCCCGGCAGATTAAGGCCCTTCTGGTCGGCGGCAGCACGGTACCGGATGTCCTGATTCACCGCGCTTGCGATTACGGCCTGCCCGTTTACAAGAGCTACGGGCTGACAGAGATGGCATCGCAAGTGACCACAACGAGTCCCCAGGATCTTCCCGCGCGACTTGCAACATCGGGATGCCCGCTTGAGTATCGCGAGATTCAAATCAACGAACAGCGGGAGATTCTGGTTCGAGGCCAGACGTTGTTCGCGGGTTATGTCAAAAAGGACGAGATCACGCGACCGGTGGATGATGACGGCTGGTTTGCTACCGGCGATCTGGGAAGATTCGACCGGGAGGGGTATCTTACCGTTTTTGGTCGCCGTGATAATATGTTCGTCTCGGGTGGTGAGAATGTGATGCCGGAGATGATTGAGCGGGCTTTGTGCTCACTCGATGGTGTCGAAGATGCGCTGGTCGTGCCGATAGAAGATGCCGAATACGGTCACCGTCCCGTGGCATTCGTGAAAACGCCGGCCGGAACTCTGTTGCAGGCCGAGGACATGCGCAGGTCGCTGACACCCTTGATCCCTCGATATGCCATGCCGGTCCGCTACCTCCCCTGGCCTGAATCGATTGCCGGAACGGGCCTTAAGCCGCTCCGTTCCGAATTCGCGCGACTGCTGTCAACGGGCGACTCTCCGAAGTCCTGA
- a CDS encoding thioesterase family protein, translated as MYQFVTSVRLHDTDAAGLLFFANQFKMAHDCYESFLYDNGLSFLTILAERDYLLAIVHAEADFTKTLAVGQELTIEMKTSRIGNTSFTLGYRILSDEGEVGTVSTVHVCVDVDTGRKRALPEELVEVLEEL; from the coding sequence ATGTACCAGTTTGTTACTTCAGTGCGGCTCCACGATACCGACGCCGCCGGATTGCTGTTTTTCGCCAACCAGTTCAAGATGGCGCACGACTGCTATGAAAGCTTCTTGTACGACAACGGACTCAGCTTCCTTACTATTCTCGCGGAGCGCGATTACCTGCTGGCGATCGTTCACGCCGAAGCCGACTTCACGAAAACTCTGGCGGTCGGCCAGGAGCTGACCATTGAAATGAAGACCAGCCGGATCGGCAATACGTCATTCACGCTCGGCTACCGCATACTCAGCGACGAGGGCGAGGTGGGCACCGTCTCAACGGTACATGTTTGTGTCGACGTCGACACGGGGCGAAAGCGGGCGTTGCCGGAGGAACTCGTAGAAGTTCTCGAAGAACTGTGA
- a CDS encoding DUF4402 domain-containing protein, translating into MYARRVLTKIVRTAPVLAAATMLLPGVAVAQSVVVNQDLTFGYVYPGVPKEVDQATAGSAAEFLITGTAGDEVSISFALPTYMSQNGYTMQILFPQTGCALDSSSTPDQSSPPVDDLDPYDVITYRLGSAGLTVWLGGKVVPKLAQPPGDYSADIVVTVAYTGL; encoded by the coding sequence ATGTATGCACGCCGAGTACTGACAAAGATTGTTCGAACGGCACCCGTTCTGGCGGCGGCAACAATGCTGCTGCCGGGGGTAGCTGTGGCGCAAAGCGTGGTGGTCAACCAGGACCTCACTTTCGGCTACGTGTATCCGGGAGTTCCGAAAGAGGTCGACCAGGCGACGGCTGGTTCGGCAGCAGAGTTTCTGATCACCGGGACAGCGGGCGATGAAGTCAGCATCAGCTTTGCGCTCCCCACTTATATGAGTCAGAACGGTTACACCATGCAGATATTGTTTCCGCAGACCGGTTGCGCTCTCGATTCCAGCTCCACCCCGGACCAATCTTCACCGCCTGTCGATGACCTTGATCCATATGATGTTATCACATATCGCCTGGGGTCTGCGGGCCTGACCGTCTGGCTGGGAGGAAAGGTAGTGCCGAAGCTTGCTCAGCCGCCGGGCGACTACTCCGCAGATATCGTTGTAACTGTCGCTTATACCGGGCTTTAG
- a CDS encoding DUF4402 domain-containing protein — protein MNSPVSKIVVALLLLACVSGAEAQEVGIIQAVATVVSSMSVQGSHDLDFGAVTPGVPKSIDKATVGSAGEWQVTGASLAEVSVTFDLPPALSHVSSGSTMPVSFNSTAASFDDGSGSQIAPTGVINPNGPNVLNLGGSGELWIWIGGTVTPAVSQTGGDYSADITMTVTYTGN, from the coding sequence ATGAACTCACCAGTGAGTAAAATTGTCGTAGCCCTGCTGCTGCTGGCCTGTGTATCGGGCGCTGAGGCGCAGGAGGTAGGGATAATTCAGGCCGTGGCGACAGTCGTGTCGTCGATGTCTGTTCAAGGCAGTCACGACCTTGACTTTGGAGCGGTTACCCCCGGAGTGCCGAAGTCAATCGACAAAGCAACGGTTGGCTCCGCCGGGGAATGGCAAGTTACGGGAGCGTCGCTGGCCGAAGTATCGGTGACCTTTGATTTGCCGCCGGCTCTGAGCCATGTGTCGAGCGGTTCTACCATGCCGGTGAGCTTCAACTCCACGGCCGCGTCGTTTGATGATGGCTCCGGGAGTCAGATCGCGCCAACTGGTGTGATTAACCCAAACGGTCCGAATGTGCTGAACCTCGGTGGCTCGGGTGAATTGTGGATTTGGATCGGCGGCACCGTAACGCCAGCCGTGTCACAGACCGGCGGCGACTATAGTGCGGACATAACGATGACCGTAACGTATACGGGGAATTGA